The following DNA comes from Naumovozyma dairenensis CBS 421 chromosome 4, complete genome.
TGATTTTCCGTAGTTATAATAGTTTAAGGGAATATAGAAGAGAGACCCAAATGTCTAAACTAAATAAAATTCGTgttaatttcaaattaccaaattcaaattttgagTCAGTATCAATATTAGAAAACTATCAAAACTACATCAAGAATTTATCCAATGCCTACGATTCAATGGAATCATACCGtgaaaatttatcaacTTTCGAGAAATTCCCATTAGACACACCTGAAGAATCAACTATTAGTACGGAAATATCAAAACTAAGATTGTTACAAGATAAAATTAAAGCAATTGAGTCAAAATCATTACTAGTTTGGCATTTACCGACTAATTTAACTCCTACACAAATAAGGAAATCTTTTTGGCTTTATGCTATTAAACATTGTTTCCCGTTATATTggaataattcaaattcattgtattattttgcGTTTGATAATGTGGATGATGCAAAGGATTTTAGAAGAAATTTCCACGGTATCTCATTTAATACGTGgtcgtcatcttcatcttcctcaGAACAAGGAGAAGACGAGAGTGACTTTAAAATGTTAATTGAACAGTTTGCATGATACTGTAACTGAATAATGCATGTAAATATTTCCCCATATACACCATATCTATATAATAAAGGTGATAGTCATAGCACTAAGATGtaatcaatatattctatacCCTCTCCATTGAACTGTAAACCTACCGTTAATACCAATCtacatataataaattcgAAATGACATGAGCAATTGGTAGGCATAATGAATGTGTGCATGccaaatcaaataaatattctcttcttttgtAGACTTATCTATTTCATAATCTCTAACGTTGTTTTTTTTAGACAAATTTCACACAGAACAAGTTTATCCTTTA
Coding sequences within:
- the PET54 gene encoding Pet54p (similar to Saccharomyces cerevisiae PET54 (YGR222W); ancestral locus Anc_5.106); its protein translation is MSKNVEIIDNVLKHLKTTGKIVGTTPALKYVIDPGNRSRILKFQSYNPSLTHDDFVSLIPSNIFSENINGLDDKSKGKKNDDQFLLIKKRDPKYFQFKDQYNLIFRSYNSLREYRRETQMSKLNKIRVNFKLPNSNFESVSILENYQNYIKNLSNAYDSMESYRENLSTFEKFPLDTPEESTISTEISKLRLLQDKIKAIESKSLLVWHLPTNLTPTQIRKSFWLYAIKHCFPLYWNNSNSLYYFAFDNVDDAKDFRRNFHGISFNTWSSSSSSSEQGEDESDFKMLIEQFA